One genomic region from Nostoc sphaeroides encodes:
- a CDS encoding PhnD/SsuA/transferrin family substrate-binding protein has product MKVLLPEGVELQGFERELKTTLEQAQLAGYALMGFSFREALSSNFHEIDALVVMEPGVFVCLEAKGYRGKWTGSANEAWFSDNTKIEAVGGNPYRQVERYSLVIKDKLRSCIFQDIPFWVNYFVVAPDQTQFEIEDAVINSFQPGKSVHICHVSRIKQILGSIRTRENIAAKFNEVGIKKIISELTGISLEKIELLINVQPPDHTTVKTLVEPPKPKPVVTTLEPPKPVEPPKKPPHNKYIHFSKILFSFVVLGVGIFAVWYYFNLRPCETTTETRENGICYKDITKKPLVIGIITSPKQYSEFKTYLKKQLGYQARDVVVEGNSEITYKEAQNNISKNKWDIVFANSPMNGMRAKDNSYKWLARMYPKYPLTFQSALFVRSDSLIKSIEDIKSTTTIALGDYNSASSFYMPTYDLYGKSTTVTAGHRSSKIRELVANKQADIGAVVYSTIKDDPQFRVIQISREIPGTGVYLSPKLSPTVQKQIQNILENAPKKIKEQANYDTGKEPDYKEFRTIALRADQVLSCANFSRNPVQFFCNATSQGILGRVAGFTNQGNGMIRLRLERENHKICQVFVSSQTLNKIMDGSSPEIVNRKQVKIIGVEPIELENDICELTIENPTQLVVLQPGA; this is encoded by the coding sequence ATGAAAGTACTTTTACCAGAGGGAGTTGAACTTCAAGGTTTTGAGAGAGAATTAAAAACAACTCTAGAGCAAGCACAACTTGCCGGTTATGCCCTTATGGGTTTTTCTTTTAGAGAGGCTCTGAGTTCAAACTTTCACGAAATTGATGCTTTGGTGGTTATGGAGCCAGGAGTATTTGTATGTTTGGAGGCAAAAGGATATAGAGGGAAGTGGACAGGAAGCGCCAACGAAGCATGGTTTTCTGATAATACAAAAATTGAAGCTGTTGGCGGCAATCCATATAGACAAGTTGAACGGTATAGTCTAGTTATTAAAGATAAACTTCGGTCTTGTATATTTCAGGATATTCCTTTCTGGGTTAATTATTTTGTTGTTGCCCCCGATCAAACACAATTTGAAATAGAAGATGCAGTTATTAATAGCTTTCAACCTGGAAAATCAGTGCATATTTGTCATGTATCCAGAATAAAACAGATTTTAGGCAGTATTAGAACTAGGGAAAATATTGCTGCAAAATTCAACGAAGTTGGCATTAAAAAAATTATTAGCGAACTCACAGGAATCTCACTAGAAAAAATCGAACTACTTATAAATGTTCAGCCGCCTGACCACACTACAGTAAAAACTCTAGTAGAACCTCCAAAACCAAAACCTGTTGTCACCACTCTAGAACCTCCAAAACCTGTTGAACCCCCCAAAAAACCACCTCATAACAAATATATTCATTTTTCTAAAATCCTTTTTTCCTTTGTAGTACTAGGAGTAGGAATATTTGCTGTTTGGTACTATTTTAATTTAAGACCATGCGAAACTACTACTGAAACAAGAGAAAATGGTATTTGTTATAAAGATATTACTAAAAAACCTCTTGTTATAGGCATTATCACTTCACCTAAGCAGTATTCAGAATTTAAAACATACTTAAAAAAACAACTCGGTTATCAAGCCAGAGATGTAGTAGTTGAAGGTAACTCTGAAATTACATATAAAGAAGCTCAAAATAATATTTCTAAAAACAAATGGGATATCGTATTTGCCAACTCACCCATGAATGGAATGCGAGCTAAAGATAATAGCTATAAATGGTTAGCTCGAATGTATCCTAAATATCCACTTACTTTTCAATCAGCCTTATTTGTTAGGTCTGATAGTCTAATTAAGTCAATTGAAGATATTAAGTCTACAACAACTATCGCGCTTGGAGATTACAATTCAGCTTCGAGCTTCTATATGCCTACCTATGATTTATATGGAAAATCTACGACTGTAACGGCAGGACATAGAAGTAGTAAAATTCGAGAGCTAGTAGCTAATAAACAAGCAGATATAGGAGCAGTTGTATACAGTACAATCAAGGATGATCCACAATTTAGAGTAATTCAAATTAGTAGAGAAATTCCAGGCACAGGAGTTTACTTATCTCCAAAATTGAGTCCTACTGTTCAAAAGCAGATTCAAAACATTTTAGAAAATGCGCCTAAAAAAATTAAGGAGCAGGCAAACTACGATACAGGAAAAGAGCCAGACTACAAAGAATTTAGAACGATTGCATTAAGAGCAGATCAAGTTTTGTCTTGCGCTAATTTTAGTAGAAATCCCGTACAATTTTTTTGTAATGCAACATCTCAAGGGATTCTAGGACGGGTGGCTGGTTTCACCAATCAGGGCAATGGAATGATTCGATTACGATTGGAACGAGAAAATCATAAAATCTGTCAAGTCTTTGTTTCTTCACAAACGCTGAACAAAATTATGGATGGTAGCTCACCAGAAATTGTTAATAGAAAACAAGTCAAGATTATTGGAGTAGAGCCAATAGAACTAGAAAACGACATTTGTGAACTAACAATTGAAAACCCTACTCAGCTAGTAGTGTTACAACCTGGAGCTTAA
- a CDS encoding type II toxin-antitoxin system PemK/MazF family toxin, with product MRVQRGEVWLANLDPTKGSEQAGTRPVIIFQDDIVAEFSTTVITIPLTTNLRRVSLPTCLLIPSGEGGLMPCYNSLICFVKKLKTDYDQNNSQTANSF from the coding sequence ATGAGGGTTCAACGAGGTGAAGTATGGCTAGCCAATTTAGACCCTACCAAGGGTTCTGAACAAGCAGGAACAAGACCAGTTATTATCTTTCAAGATGATATCGTCGCCGAATTTTCCACCACTGTCATCACCATTCCTTTAACAACAAATTTACGTCGTGTGTCTTTGCCAACCTGTTTATTAATTCCAAGTGGTGAAGGTGGATTGATGCCGTGCTATAATAGTTTAATTTGTTTTGTTAAAAAACTCAAAACAGACTATGACCAAAACAACAGTCAAACTGCAAATTCCTTTTGA
- a CDS encoding type II toxin-antitoxin system PemK/MazF family toxin translates to MRQPDLLECGDVIIVSLPTSTPRGREQQGTRPAVVVGIPWGEVRYPMLMIAPLTTQSGSWVFNNPSLYPRLLAGAGGLPLPSIVLLDQARGLDINRVLAYLGTLTPEQYVPILDGLTQLFRQQNS, encoded by the coding sequence ATGCGCCAACCTGATTTGCTTGAGTGTGGCGACGTAATTATAGTAAGTTTGCCTACTAGTACTCCTAGAGGACGAGAACAACAAGGAACTCGACCTGCTGTAGTAGTCGGTATACCTTGGGGAGAAGTCCGCTATCCAATGCTAATGATTGCACCTTTAACTACCCAGAGTGGTTCTTGGGTGTTCAATAATCCCAGCTTATACCCGCGTTTGTTAGCTGGTGCGGGTGGTTTGCCTCTGCCTTCCATTGTCTTACTAGATCAAGCGCGGGGATTAGATATAAATCGAGTTTTGGCGTATTTAGGAACACTCACCCCTGAACAATATGTTCCTATTCTTGATGGATTAACACAGTTATTCAGACAACAAAATAGTTAA
- a CDS encoding leucyl aminopeptidase gives MTIQPSDKPLLEWAGDSLAIGLFEDAVELTGELATLDQKFSGVLKELIAEEEFKGKANSTIFTRVNPGSPVRKLILVGLGKPDALKLDTLRRAAAAVARVAKKQKSKILGFSFPLWNNDPAASAQAIAEGVELALYQDIRFKSEPEDKGSQIETVDLLGFGGQEAAITRANQIVSGVNLARELVAAPANAVTPITMAETAQAIAKDYGLQVKILEREDCEKLGMGAFLGVAQASELPPKFIHLTYKPEGTPKRKLAIIGKGVTFDSGGLNIKGAGSGIETMKMDMGGAAAILGAAKAIAQIKPDVEVHFISAVAENMISGRAMHPGDILTASNGKTIEVNNTDAEGRLTLADALVYADKLGLDAIVDLATLTGANVVALGDDIAGLYTPDDGVASQIEKAAQTSGEKIWRMPMEEKYFEGLKSGIADMKNTGPRPGGAITAALFLKEFVKETPWAHIDIAGPVWADKENGYNGAGATGYGVRTLVNWVEGE, from the coding sequence ATGACAATTCAACCTAGTGATAAGCCTTTGCTAGAGTGGGCAGGCGATAGTTTGGCAATTGGATTATTTGAAGATGCAGTAGAGTTAACTGGAGAATTGGCAACTTTAGATCAAAAGTTTTCCGGGGTATTAAAAGAACTAATTGCTGAAGAAGAATTTAAAGGTAAAGCCAACAGTACCATCTTCACTCGTGTGAATCCTGGTAGCCCAGTACGGAAATTGATTTTGGTAGGCTTAGGTAAACCAGATGCACTAAAACTCGACACTTTGCGACGCGCTGCTGCTGCCGTAGCCAGAGTGGCAAAAAAGCAAAAAAGCAAAATTCTGGGATTTAGTTTCCCATTGTGGAATAACGATCCAGCCGCAAGTGCCCAAGCGATCGCAGAAGGTGTAGAATTAGCCCTTTACCAAGATATTCGCTTTAAATCAGAACCGGAAGATAAAGGTTCACAAATAGAAACCGTAGATTTACTAGGATTTGGTGGACAAGAAGCAGCCATCACCCGCGCCAATCAAATAGTGTCAGGGGTAAACTTGGCACGGGAGTTAGTAGCAGCACCAGCTAACGCAGTAACACCAATTACTATGGCAGAAACTGCTCAAGCGATCGCTAAAGACTACGGTTTACAAGTAAAAATTCTGGAAAGAGAAGACTGTGAAAAGTTGGGTATGGGTGCTTTTTTGGGAGTAGCGCAAGCTTCCGAGTTGCCACCTAAATTTATTCACCTGACTTACAAGCCAGAAGGTACACCCAAAAGGAAATTAGCAATTATTGGTAAAGGTGTAACCTTCGATTCCGGTGGACTCAACATTAAAGGTGCAGGTAGCGGCATCGAAACCATGAAAATGGATATGGGCGGTGCAGCTGCTATCTTGGGCGCGGCAAAAGCAATTGCTCAAATTAAGCCAGATGTTGAGGTTCACTTCATCTCGGCGGTGGCTGAAAACATGATTAGCGGTCGCGCCATGCACCCTGGAGACATTCTTACAGCATCAAACGGCAAAACAATCGAAGTTAACAACACCGATGCTGAAGGGCGTTTAACCCTAGCAGATGCCTTGGTGTATGCCGACAAATTGGGATTAGATGCGATCGTGGATTTAGCCACCCTCACCGGTGCTAACGTCGTTGCCTTGGGTGATGATATTGCTGGCTTATACACTCCCGACGATGGTGTAGCTTCCCAGATCGAAAAAGCTGCCCAAACTTCAGGAGAAAAGATTTGGCGGATGCCAATGGAAGAAAAATATTTTGAAGGGCTAAAGTCTGGGATTGCGGACATGAAAAATACTGGCCCGCGTCCAGGTGGTGCCATTACTGCTGCCCTTTTCCTCAAGGAATTTGTCAAAGAAACCCCTTGGGCGCACATAGATATTGCTGGGCCTGTGTGGGCAGATAAAGAAAATGGCTACAACGGCGCAGGGGCAACCGGCTACGGCGTTCGGACGCTAGTTAATTGGGTAGAAGGGGAGTAG
- the plsX gene encoding phosphate acyltransferase PlsX encodes MGSTRVRIAIDAMGGDHAPGEIVAGALRAREELGVDILLVGDPQQIEAALPPKTNLGQVEIVTAQEAIAMDEEPLNAVRRKRKASINVAMDLVKQQKADAVFSAGHSGAAMASALLRLGRLPGIDRPAIGTVFPTIIAGKPVLVLDVGANVDCRPKFLEQFAVMGSAYSQYVLGTNEPKVGLLNIGEEESKGNDAAVRAHQMLRENSQINFIGNAEGRDVLSGRFDVIVCDGFVGNVLLKFAEAVGEVILQILREELPQGLHGQIGSALLKPNLKRIKQRMDHAEHGGALLLGVAGVCFIGHGSSQAPSIFNAIRMAKEAVDNQVIQRIQSQYILERESG; translated from the coding sequence ATGGGATCGACTCGCGTAAGGATCGCAATTGACGCAATGGGGGGGGATCACGCACCCGGTGAAATCGTTGCTGGCGCATTGCGAGCAAGGGAAGAATTGGGTGTAGATATATTACTAGTTGGTGATCCTCAACAAATAGAAGCTGCCTTGCCGCCAAAAACGAATTTAGGGCAGGTGGAGATCGTGACTGCACAGGAAGCGATCGCTATGGATGAGGAGCCTTTAAATGCAGTTAGACGCAAACGCAAGGCTTCTATCAATGTGGCGATGGATTTAGTCAAGCAGCAAAAAGCAGATGCCGTATTTTCTGCTGGCCACTCTGGGGCAGCTATGGCATCTGCTTTGCTGCGCTTAGGACGATTGCCGGGAATTGACCGCCCAGCCATAGGGACTGTTTTTCCCACAATTATTGCTGGTAAGCCAGTGTTAGTACTTGATGTCGGCGCAAATGTAGATTGCCGTCCGAAGTTTTTAGAGCAGTTTGCCGTCATGGGATCGGCTTACAGTCAATATGTCTTAGGTACAAATGAACCTAAGGTGGGTTTGTTGAATATCGGTGAAGAAGAGTCTAAGGGCAATGATGCAGCCGTCCGCGCCCACCAAATGCTCCGCGAAAATTCTCAAATTAATTTTATTGGCAATGCCGAAGGACGTGATGTGCTTTCCGGTCGCTTTGATGTGATTGTCTGTGACGGTTTTGTGGGCAATGTATTATTAAAATTTGCCGAAGCAGTCGGAGAAGTAATTCTGCAAATTCTGCGGGAAGAATTACCCCAAGGATTACACGGCCAAATCGGTTCAGCACTCTTAAAACCCAATCTGAAGCGGATTAAGCAGCGAATGGATCACGCAGAACACGGCGGCGCTTTGCTGTTAGGCGTGGCAGGTGTCTGTTTTATCGGTCACGGTAGCTCACAAGCTCCTTCAATTTTTAATGCAATTCGCATGGCAAAAGAAGCTGTTGACAACCAGGTGATACAACGAATTCAGTCCCAATATATCCTAGAGCGCGAGAGCGGTTAG
- a CDS encoding beta-ketoacyl-ACP synthase 3 — MQNLGVAITGSGSAVPATSLHNQTLSEVVETSDEWIATRTGIRQRRLALPSESLSVLATAASRNAIAASGIKPEDLDLILLATSTPDDLFGSACQVQAQLGATNAVAFDLTAACSGFVFGLVTAAQYIRTGVYKNVLLIGADILSRWVDWEDRRTCVLFGDGAGAVVLQADKSDRLLGFALKSDGTQNHHLNLAYASTSQELLPNVNITKGTYQPITMNGKEVYRFAVQKVPEIIDKALFQANLSVDKIDWLLLHQANQRIIDAVAQRLNVPEHKVISNLAQYGNTSAASIPLALDEAVREGKIKPNDIIAASGFGAGLTWGAAIFQWGR; from the coding sequence GTGCAAAACTTAGGCGTAGCAATTACCGGAAGTGGCTCGGCAGTACCTGCAACTTCCCTACACAATCAGACATTGAGTGAAGTAGTTGAAACATCAGATGAGTGGATTGCCACGAGAACCGGAATTCGTCAACGGCGATTAGCGCTGCCATCTGAGTCCTTGAGTGTGCTAGCTACTGCCGCCAGCCGTAATGCGATCGCAGCTTCGGGAATTAAACCAGAAGACCTAGATTTAATTCTGCTAGCGACTTCCACCCCTGATGATTTGTTTGGTAGTGCTTGTCAAGTACAGGCGCAATTGGGAGCCACTAACGCAGTAGCCTTTGACTTAACAGCAGCCTGCTCTGGCTTCGTGTTTGGTCTGGTTACAGCAGCCCAATACATTAGAACAGGTGTATATAAAAATGTATTGTTGATAGGGGCAGATATCCTGTCTCGGTGGGTAGATTGGGAAGATCGGCGCACTTGTGTATTGTTTGGTGATGGTGCAGGGGCTGTAGTATTACAAGCTGACAAAAGCGATCGCTTATTAGGATTTGCCCTTAAAAGTGATGGTACTCAAAACCATCACCTCAACCTTGCTTATGCAAGCACTTCCCAAGAACTCCTCCCCAATGTAAATATCACTAAAGGCACTTACCAACCGATTACTATGAACGGCAAAGAAGTCTACCGCTTTGCTGTGCAGAAAGTGCCGGAAATCATTGATAAAGCCTTATTTCAAGCCAATCTCAGTGTTGACAAAATAGATTGGCTGCTATTGCACCAAGCCAATCAGCGAATTATTGATGCTGTTGCCCAACGCTTGAATGTCCCAGAACATAAAGTTATAAGTAATCTCGCCCAGTACGGCAATACCTCCGCAGCTTCCATTCCCTTAGCTTTAGATGAAGCAGTGCGGGAAGGTAAAATAAAACCCAATGACATTATTGCTGCATCCGGCTTTGGTGCCGGTCTTACCTGGGGTGCGGCAATTTTCCAATGGGGAAGGTGA
- the fabD gene encoding ACP S-malonyltransferase has translation MTKTAWVFPGQGSQALGMGMDLLDIPSAKDKLAQAEEILGWSITETCKKEEEKLSQTLYTQPSLYVVESILADLLRERGHKPDLVAGHSLGEYTALYIAGVFEWSVGLYLVKRRAELMDSAVGGMMAALMNFDCEQLEKVIAQMPDVVIANDNSSAQVVISGTTEAVQAVMTQVKAKRAIPLKVSGAFHSHLIAPAAAEFQDILESVEFQPATVPVLSNVEPIASIDAEILKQRLNKQMTGSVRWREICLQLPANGIQQVIEIGPGKVLTGLIKRSSPDLILKNIQSAADLPD, from the coding sequence ATGACAAAAACTGCATGGGTGTTTCCCGGACAAGGTTCCCAAGCGCTGGGAATGGGAATGGATTTATTAGATATACCATCGGCTAAAGATAAGCTTGCCCAAGCTGAGGAGATTTTGGGCTGGTCTATAACCGAAACCTGTAAAAAGGAAGAAGAAAAGTTATCACAGACGCTATACACTCAGCCAAGTCTTTATGTTGTTGAAAGCATTCTTGCTGACCTGCTTCGGGAACGAGGACACAAGCCAGATTTAGTTGCTGGTCACAGTTTGGGAGAATATACTGCCCTTTATATAGCGGGTGTCTTTGAGTGGTCGGTTGGTTTATATCTAGTAAAGCGCCGTGCAGAACTCATGGATAGTGCCGTCGGTGGGATGATGGCGGCTTTGATGAACTTTGATTGCGAACAGTTAGAAAAAGTCATTGCTCAAATGCCTGATGTGGTAATAGCAAATGATAATAGTTCGGCCCAGGTGGTAATTTCAGGCACGACTGAAGCTGTACAAGCGGTAATGACTCAAGTTAAAGCAAAGCGGGCTATTCCTTTAAAAGTTTCTGGAGCATTTCATTCACATTTAATAGCACCAGCAGCTGCGGAATTTCAAGATATTCTAGAATCTGTGGAATTTCAGCCAGCTACTGTGCCAGTGTTGTCTAATGTAGAACCAATTGCGTCTATTGATGCCGAGATTTTAAAGCAGCGTCTGAATAAACAAATGACTGGTTCTGTAAGATGGCGAGAAATTTGTCTGCAATTACCAGCCAACGGCATTCAGCAAGTAATAGAAATTGGCCCTGGTAAAGTGCTAACTGGTTTAATTAAACGTAGTAGCCCTGACTTAATATTAAAAAATATCCAGAGTGCTGCTGATTTGCCTGATTAA
- a CDS encoding sensor histidine kinase has product MNFLEIFSLNTYFSHSMLTQFRQILNKQWPLKSVHVVKNRPTSLTQKTLINMALRVMGVVLVSAGVSYIHVMSRLETQTQTQLEKYISARGERESSIFKLAQDNLALLGDRLLLEFKQPTNIDFQAEFERQYFSWNDGTRRNFPQNRQIKDFDSTRYAGSFIGRNVQITEELQQRLFRANTLISAYGSAWSNRFVDTYFITPENVSVCYWKGVPFALQSPSDLYHPKEEYFYIADPQHNPSRSPKWTGVYLDPSVKLWMVSAIVPIYEGDRFLGIVGHDVVLTQLMEHTIQDQLPGTYNLIFRSDGRLIAHPHRTAEIQQAQGQLKINAINDPHLNRIFQLVTTAKPKTHILENSQDREYLAVTRLQGPDWYFVTVYPKSLLSGAAWDTAQFILISGAVALLVEVLLLLSVLQQEIAKPLQKLTAASNQLANGDFAIDLDTTRQDELGGLASSFNSMASQLKTSFIELEQVNNALELRVEERTTTLQKTLEELRRTQAQMIQSEKMSALGQLVAGVAHEINNPVSFIHGNLTYVQNYAQDLLEFIQLYQYHYPNPVAEIQAEAKKLDLEFIRDDLPKMLSSMEVGTNRICEIVLSLRNFSRLDEAEFKAVDIHQGIDSALLILQHRLKAQPQRPVIEVVKNYGNLPPVICYPGQLNQVFMNILSNAIDALEDANQQRPPTEIASHPNTIWIQTQLVSEKQIMIAIADNGIGVPDTIIKRLFDPFFTTKNVGKGSGLGLSISYQIVTELHQGKLDCNSTQGLGTEFVVTLPIKANLIS; this is encoded by the coding sequence ATGAATTTTCTGGAAATCTTCAGTCTAAATACTTATTTCAGCCATTCCATGCTTACCCAATTTAGACAAATCCTTAACAAACAGTGGCCTTTGAAGTCTGTCCATGTTGTTAAGAATCGCCCCACCTCACTTACCCAGAAAACATTAATTAATATGGCACTGCGAGTAATGGGGGTAGTACTCGTGTCTGCTGGGGTGAGCTATATCCATGTCATGTCTCGTTTGGAAACCCAGACCCAAACGCAGCTAGAAAAGTACATCAGCGCACGGGGAGAGCGAGAAAGCAGCATCTTTAAACTTGCACAGGATAACCTCGCTTTGCTTGGCGATCGGCTTTTGCTGGAATTCAAACAACCCACTAATATTGATTTCCAGGCTGAATTTGAGCGGCAGTATTTTTCCTGGAACGATGGTACCCGACGCAATTTTCCTCAAAATCGACAGATCAAAGACTTTGATTCGACTCGATATGCGGGATCATTCATTGGTCGAAATGTGCAAATTACTGAAGAACTACAGCAACGCCTGTTCAGGGCTAACACACTAATTAGTGCCTACGGATCTGCTTGGTCTAATCGGTTTGTCGATACCTATTTTATTACACCAGAAAATGTATCGGTTTGCTACTGGAAAGGGGTGCCGTTCGCGTTGCAGTCACCGTCCGATCTCTATCATCCAAAAGAGGAATATTTCTATATTGCCGATCCTCAACATAACCCGTCTCGATCGCCGAAATGGACAGGTGTTTATCTTGATCCAAGTGTTAAGCTCTGGATGGTTTCAGCAATTGTACCTATCTATGAGGGCGATCGCTTCCTGGGTATTGTGGGACATGATGTGGTCTTAACCCAACTGATGGAGCATACGATCCAGGATCAATTACCGGGCACTTACAATCTAATTTTTCGCTCAGACGGTCGTTTAATTGCCCACCCCCACCGGACTGCGGAAATTCAGCAAGCTCAGGGTCAACTCAAAATCAATGCAATTAACGATCCCCATCTCAACCGTATTTTTCAGCTAGTGACAACCGCTAAACCCAAAACCCACATCCTTGAAAATAGCCAAGATCGTGAATACTTAGCAGTGACTCGCTTACAAGGCCCAGACTGGTATTTTGTCACAGTCTATCCGAAATCACTGCTATCGGGGGCAGCATGGGATACGGCTCAATTTATCTTAATATCTGGTGCAGTAGCGCTGCTGGTTGAAGTGTTGTTGCTCTTGTCGGTGCTGCAACAAGAAATCGCTAAACCCCTCCAGAAATTAACCGCCGCTAGTAACCAACTTGCTAACGGTGATTTTGCGATCGATCTCGATACTACGCGACAGGATGAACTGGGAGGACTTGCTAGTTCTTTTAACAGTATGGCAAGTCAGTTAAAGACTTCTTTCATCGAACTTGAACAGGTAAATAATGCGTTAGAGCTAAGGGTTGAGGAGCGGACAACAACATTACAAAAGACACTTGAAGAACTACGTCGGACTCAAGCCCAGATGATCCAGAGTGAAAAAATGTCAGCCTTGGGGCAACTGGTGGCAGGTGTGGCACATGAGATCAATAATCCTGTTAGCTTTATTCACGGCAACCTCACCTATGTACAAAATTATGCTCAAGATTTATTAGAATTTATTCAGCTTTATCAGTATCACTATCCCAATCCAGTCGCTGAAATTCAAGCTGAGGCTAAAAAATTGGATCTGGAATTTATTCGAGATGATCTGCCCAAAATGCTGTCTTCGATGGAAGTTGGCACCAATCGCATTTGTGAAATTGTGTTATCACTTCGCAATTTCTCCCGTTTAGATGAAGCTGAATTTAAGGCGGTTGATATTCATCAGGGCATTGATAGTGCGTTATTAATTTTGCAACATCGTTTGAAAGCTCAACCGCAGCGTCCAGTAATAGAAGTGGTAAAAAACTATGGTAACTTGCCTCCGGTGATCTGTTACCCCGGCCAACTCAATCAGGTATTTATGAATATTCTGTCTAATGCGATTGATGCGTTAGAAGATGCAAATCAGCAGCGCCCACCTACAGAAATTGCTTCACATCCCAACACAATTTGGATTCAGACTCAGTTAGTATCTGAAAAGCAAATTATGATTGCGATCGCAGATAATGGTATTGGAGTTCCAGACACAATTATAAAAAGATTATTTGACCCCTTTTTCACAACTAAAAATGTGGGTAAAGGATCTGGATTAGGTTTATCTATCAGCTATCAAATTGTGACTGAACTGCATCAAGGTAAACTTGATTGTAATTCCACACAAGGATTGGGCACAGAATTTGTCGTAACCCTACCGATAAAAGCTAACTTAATAAGCTGA